In Argiope bruennichi chromosome 4, qqArgBrue1.1, whole genome shotgun sequence, a single window of DNA contains:
- the LOC129966233 gene encoding uncharacterized protein LOC129966233, whose product MALRRFFARRGRVNIIYTDNGTNFVGTSNALKNLDWENIMSFSTIKKIKWNFNPPTAEWWGGWWERMILMLKEMLRRILGRKSIDYEELETLICDCEATINSRPLTYIEDNSEGLRPLTPACFLQGIPSSDTTDLDEMDSKSLNRRLRFIQKLRHDLRTIFHNEYLAMLVHKGRHTRDESLNVGDIILLETDGKRLHWPLGIVTEVLPGADGHSRAARVRTAQGEKLRPFQRLYSLEIRSSEKLPFISQQKNKDTNTQLPATPAVSDQDSSEDDDYITKVTPDVVTKAGRRIKIPKRLDL is encoded by the coding sequence ATggctttaagaagattttttgctAGGAGAGGTCGAGTTAATATAATCTACACTGATAACGGCACCAACTTCGTTGGTACAAGTAATGCCTTGAAAAATCTAGATTGGGAGAATATCATGTCGTTTTCcactatcaagaaaattaaatggaatttcaacccTCCAACTGCTGAATGGTGGGGTGGATGGTGGGAGCGGATGATTCTCATGCTAAAAGAAATGCTAAGGAGAATTTTGGGCCGAAAGAGTATTGATTATGAAGAATTGGAAACTCTTATATGTGACTGTGAAGCTACAATAAATTCCAGGCCTCTCACATATATTGAAGATAATTCAGAGGGTCTAAGGCCATTGACACCTGCTTGTTTCTTGCAAGGCATTCCTAGTAGTGATACAACTGATTTAGACGAAATGGACAGTAAAAGCCTAAATAGAAGATtacgttttattcaaaaactacgGCATGATTTAAGAACGATATTTCACAACGAATACTTAGCAATGTTAGTGCATAAAGGTCGTCACACCCGAGATGAATCTTTGAATGTTGGAGACATAATTCTCCTTGAAACTGATGGAAAACGCCTTCACTGGCCCTTAGGAATTGTAACTGAAGTCCTCCCTGGAGCAGATGGACATTCAAGAGCCGCCAGAGTAAGAACAGCTCAAGGGGAAAAATTAAGACCATTCCAGAGACTTTATTCCTTGGAAATCAGAAGTTCTGAAAAATTACCATTCATTTCTCAGCAAAAGAATAAAGACACAAACACTCAACTTCCTGCAACTCCAGCTGTTTCAGATCAAGATTCCAGTGAAGATGATGATTATATAACCAAAGTAACTCCTGATGTTGTCACTAAAGCTGGACGGCGTATTAAAATTCCCAAAAGACTCGATTTAtaa
- the LOC129966234 gene encoding piggyBac transposable element-derived protein 4-like, with protein MDNWFTSIPFADNLLKSPLNLSIVGTVRKNKKEIPPELLQSRSRSVGTGMYCFDQAKIVLSYKTKPNMSVILLSTFHEKPYVNKESKKPEIIEFDNSTKGAVDTLDQMCSNMSCSRKTRRWPLCVFYDIINISLVNSHVLYGHNMTRKSEKVMSRKKFAVKLSEDLLAPWMKKRLDVPALPRSTRTIISELLKIDMVCETPKTNESNKRKICAFCPYKLRRMTRFFLSKLYKSNVRRSPC; from the coding sequence ATGGATAATTGGTTTACATCGATACCTTTCGCAGATAATCTTTTAAAGAGCCCACTTAATTTATCAATTGTGGgaactgtaagaaaaaataaaaaggaaattcctCCAGAACTTTTACAGTCGCGTTCTAGAAGTGTCGGAACAGGAATGTATTGTTTTGACCAAGCCAAAATTGTACTGTCCTACAAAACAAAGCCAAATATGAGTGTTATCCTGCTTTCTACATTCCATGAAAAAccatatgtaaataaagaaagtaaaaaacctGAAATAATAGAATTCGATAATTCCACAAAAGGAGCTGTTGACACATTGGACCAGATGTGTAGCAACATGTCATGCAGCAGGAAGACACGTCGATGGCCTCTTTGTGTATTTTACgatattattaatatcagtttAGTAAATTCACATGTTTTATATGGCCACAACATGACTAGAAAATCGGAAAAAGTGATGTCCAGAAAAAAGTTTGCAGTAAAGTTAAGTGAAGATCTTCTTGCTCCATGGATGAAGAAGCGTTTAGATGTGCCTGCTTTACCTCGTTCTACAAGAACAATTATTagcgaacttttaaaaatagacatgGTCTGTGAAACTCCGAAAACAAAtgaaagtaacaaaagaaaaatttgtgcaTTTTGCCCTTACAAGCTGCGAAGAATGACCCgcttttttttgtcaaagttgTACAAGAGCAATGTGCGGAGATCACCGTGCTAA
- the LOC129966232 gene encoding uncharacterized protein LOC129966232, with product MLYPLVESALPEDLIKEWERTRSRVENKVKPNILGNLLEFLRSEVESDERLQLARSGFAKDQEFQRIKPKDKIPTAACINPSPELDAKILLSPRNSSTLLLTVLVKIINKDRSLIIRGLFDTGAQRSFIKKDIVDKLGLEPVDQEMLSHGLLGGSETKQKSHNVYNITLQSLCSNFRHNISVLDEKKICGAIPRVSNPNIFPILKRKNIELSDTGEATPEIDLLIGADYLGVLLTGSIEHIDKNLVAIKTKLGWTLQGKQTKQSKSLENIIYVANLDLTELWSLDAIGIRDPVEIKSRQVADEETVEFFRKTIKRNEDKRYEVCLPWKSGCPELESNKELATKRLMSTTKTLIRSGHLSEYDDVFNEWIREGIIEIVNKDKNKGHYLPHHPVIKTGDTTTKIRPVFDASAKDSKGNYIKKAFLQISLNPKDRDYFKFLWWKDFSRREELIPLRHCRVVFGASPSPFLLEATIAHHLENVSDGRKETARQLQKSFYVDNCIPSLETREEAAKFISEAKELMSTAKFDLRGWVTSAEIVEETKKRYIPILGLSWDTENDELSCNSAIKISEENITKRTLLSIAQRIYDPIGFTSPTALIPKIILQKHGKEKLIGMIDASEASYAACIFLRAEYKGKVSAQLVASKSRVSPTKEITIPRLELLGALILSRLYCQVTDGLEVNFNEVYFWTDSTVVLTWIKRDSSWNTFVRNRITEIRKYTNSDNWHFVPGHMNPADLPSRGCDAKILLKSKWWEGPEWLSKSQEYWPLNEKQIIDENSVE from the exons ATGCTGTATCCATTAGTAGAGTCAGCTCTTCCAGAAGATCTTATAAAAGAGTGGGAACGAACACGTAGCAGAGTTGAAAATAAAGTCAAGCCGAATATTTTGGGAAACTTGTTAGAATTTCTTCGATCTGAAGTCGAGAGTGATGAGAGATTACAACTTGCTCGATCCGGTTTTGCGAAGGATCAAGAGTTTCAAAGAATTAAACCGAAAGATAAAATTCCTACGGCAGCTTGTATT aATCCATCACCTGAATTAGATGCCAAAATTCTCTTGTCACCAAGGAATTCATCTACATTATTGTTAACGGTATTGGTGAAAATCATCAATAAAGACAGATCTTTAATTATCCGAGGATTATTCGATACCGGTGCTCAAAGATCTTTCATAAAAAAGGATATTGTGGATAAACTGGGATTGGAACCAGTAGATCAAGAAATGTTAAGTCATGGACTTTTGGGGGGCAGTGAAACTAAACAAAAGTCCCATAATGTGTATAACATTACATTGCAAAGCTTGTGTTCAAATTTCAGGCACAACATTTCcgttttagatgaaaagaaaatatgtggtgCTATTCCTCGTGTAAGTAATCCTAACATTTTTcccattttgaagagaaaaaatatagaattaagtgATACAGGGGAAGCCACTcctgaaatagatttattaataggAGCAGATTACCTTGGTGTATTGCTGACGGGATCAATTgaacacattgataaaaatttagtagcCATAAAAACAAAACTCGGATGGACACTTCAAGGTAAACAAACGAAACAGTCAAAATCTttggagaatattatttatgttgccAATTTAGATTTGACGGAATTATGGAGTCTAGATGCCATCGGTATACGAGATCCTGTAGAAATTAAATCAAGGCAGGTAGCCGATGAAGAAACAGTTGAATTTTTCCGTAAAACTATTAAGAGAAATGAAGACAAGAGATATGAAGTATGTTTGCCATGGAAAAGTGGATGTCCAGAGTTAGAAAGCAACAAAGAATTAGCCACTAAGCGTTTGATGTCAACTACAAAAACTCTTATTCGATCAGGACATTTAAGCGAATATGATGATGTGTTTAATGAGTGGATTCGAGAGGGAATTATCGAAATTGTAAATAAAGATAAGAATAAAGGACATTATTTACCTCATCATCCTGTAATAAAGACTGGAGATACAACTACAAAGATTCGCCCTGTTTTCGATGCCTCAGCAAAAGACTCTAAAGgaaatt atattaaaaaggcCTTCTTACAAATCAGTTTGAACCCAAAGGATagagattattttaagtttttatggtgGAAAGATTTTTCAAGAAGAGAGGAATTGATCCCCCTGAGACATTGTCGAGTGGTATTTGGTGCTTCTCCTAGTCCATTTTTACTTGAGGCGACGATAGCTCATCATCTAGAGAATGTCTCAGATGGAAGGAAGGAAACAGCTCGTCAACTTCAAAAatccttttatgtagataactgcATACCTAGTTTAGAAACTAGAGAAGAGGCagccaaatttatttctgaagctaAAGAACTAATGTCTACAGCCAAATTTGATTTGCGAGGTTGGGTTACTTCTGCAGAAAttgtagaagaaacaaaaaagagaTATATTCCAATACTAGGACTTTCCTGGGATACTGAAAATGATGAACTTTCTTGTAACAgtgctattaaaatttcagaagaaaatataaccAAACGAACATTATTATCTATTGCTCAACGAATTTACGACCCAATAGGATTTACAAGTCCAACTGCTCTAATTCCAAAGATCATTCTACAAaaacatggaaaagaaaaattaattgggatGAT TGACGCCAGTGAAGCCTCTTATGCTGCATGTATTTTTTTACGTGCTGAATATAAAGGGAAAGTTTCAGCTCAATTAGTGGCAAGTAAGTCAAGAGTGTCACCAACAAAGGAAATTACAATTCCTCGATTAGAACTGTTGGGAGCTCTTATATTATCCCGATTATATTGCCAAGTGACAGATGGACTTGaggtaaattttaatgaagtatactTTTGGACTGACTCGACTGTTGTTTTAACTTGGATTAAACGGGATAGTTCTTGGAATACATTTGTAAGAAATAggataactgaaataagaaaatataccaaTTCTGATAACTGGCATTTCGTGCCAGGTCATATGAATCCAGCAGACCTTCCTTCAAGAGGTTGTGatgcaaagattttattgaagagCAAGTGGTGGGAAGGTCCAGAATGGTTATCAAAGTCACAAGAATACTGGcctttgaatgaaaaacaaattattgatgaaaattcaGTTGAATaa